A window of Suncus etruscus isolate mSunEtr1 chromosome 4, mSunEtr1.pri.cur, whole genome shotgun sequence contains these coding sequences:
- the CALHM4 gene encoding calcium homeostasis modulator protein 4 gives MSPTLNNILSSLQRSGTCINSLIAALTIAGQQLFSSFTFGCPCQVGKNFYYGSAFLIIPTLILLVVGYALRSQTWKITSDYCCRCASPHQKVSLLERKLACLQFFSITGRALVAPLTWLAVTLLRGTYYECAASEFTSVDQYPVFDNVSANKREKILAEFPCFTLTESEDMILARDNIALLHRYQSQMLGWILIILITIAVLVSRCVARCCTPFTSLQYYYWNNHLQNERELFQQAAEQHSRFLIRQRIQKLFGFIPGNEEVKNIRIPSCQDWKDISAPSLLCLDEDFQGHYSFLRDRVDEENEDKSEGIELK, from the exons ATGAGTCCAACTctaaacaatattttatcttctctgcAGAGAAGTGGAACATGCATTAATTCTTTAATTGCTGCTTTGACGATTGCTGGACAAcaactgttttcttcttttacatttgGATGTCCCTGTCAGGTCGGGAAAAATTTCTATTATGGTTCTGCATTTTTAATCATTCCAACCTTGATACTTCTGGTTGTTGGCTATGCTCTGAGAAGTCAAACATGGAAAATCACCAGTGACTACTGCTGCAGATGTGCCTCTCCACATCAGAAAGTGAGCCTTCTGGAGCGCAAGCTGGCTTGCCTTCAATTCTTCAGCATCACTGGGAGGGCACTTGTTGCTCCATTAACGTGGCTGGCAGTGACCTTATTAAGAGGTACCTACTATGAATGTGCAGCAAGTGAATTCACGTCGGTGGACCAATATCCAGTGTTTGACAATGTCAGTgctaacaaaagggaaaaaatcttGGCTGAGTTTCCATGCTTCACATTAACTGAGTCTGAAGATATGATACTCGCAAGAGATAACATAGCCCTTCTGCACAGATACCAATCTcaa ATGCTGGGCTGGATTTTGATCATTTTGATAACCATTGCTGTGCTTGTCTCCCGCTGTGTGGCGAGGTGTTGCACACCCTTCACCTCTCTGCAGTATTATTACTGGAATAACCATCTCCAGAATGAGAGGGAGCTCTTTCAACAAGCTGCAGAGCAGCATTCACGATTCCTCATCAGACAGCGCATACAGAAACTATTTGGTTTCATTCctggaaatgaagaagtcaaaaaCATCCGTATTCCTTCATGTCAGGACTGGAAAGATATTTCTGCACCCAGTCTCTTGTGCTTGGATGAGGACTTTCAAGGTCACTATAGCTTCCTAAGAGACAGAGTAGAtgaagagaatgaagacaaatcaGAAGGCATTGAATTAAAATGA
- the RWDD1 gene encoding RWD domain-containing protein 1 — protein MTDYVEEQRNELEALESIYPDSFTVLSEHPPSFTITVASEAGENDETVQTTLKFTYSEKYPDEAPLYEIFSQENLEDNDVSDILKLLALQAEENLGMVMIFTLVTAVQEKLNEIVDQIKTRREEEKKQKEKEAEEAEKQLFHGTPVTIENFLSWKAKFDAELLEIKKKRMKEEEQAGKNKLSGKQLFETDHNLDTSDIQFLEDAGNSVEVDESLFQEMDDLELEDDDDDDPDYNPADPESDSTD, from the exons ATGACAGATTATGTCGAGGAGCAGCGCAACGAGCTAGAGGCTCTGGAGTCCATCTACCCCGACTCCTTCACAG TATTATCAGAACATCCACCCAGCTTCACCATTACTGTGGCATCTGAAGCTGGAGAAAATGATGAAA CTGTTCAGACTACCCTCAAGTTTACATATAGTGAAAAATATCCAGATGAAGCCCCCCTTTATGAAATATTCTCCCAGGAAAATCTAGAAGATAATGATGTCtcagacattttaaaattattagcatTGCAG GCAGAAGAAAATCTTGGTATGGTAATGATCTTTACCTTAGTGACAGCTGTGCAAGAAAAGTTAAATGAAATAGTAGATCAGATAAAAactagaagagaagaagaaaagaaacaaaaagaaaaagaagcagaagaagctGAAAAG caactTTTTCATGGCACTCCAGTTACAATTGAGAATTTCTTAAGTTGGAAGGCCAAATTTGATGCAGAACtcttagaaattaaaaagaaacgaatgaaagaagaagaacaagcaggaaaaaataaattaagtg gaaAACAGCTATTTGAAACAGATCATAATCTTGACACATCTGATATCCAGTTCTTGGAGGATG CTGGAAACAGTGTGGAGGTAGATGAGTCTTTGTTCCAGGAAATGGATGACTTGGAGttggaagatgatgatgatgatgacccAGACTACAATCCAGCTGATCCAGAGAGTGATTCGACTGACTAA